The Ziziphus jujuba cultivar Dongzao chromosome 7, ASM3175591v1 genome includes a region encoding these proteins:
- the LOC107423748 gene encoding 2-methylene-furan-3-one reductase — translation MQKAWFYEEYGPKEVLKLGDFPIPTPQPNELLVQVRAAALNPIDFKRRNRPIYVSDFPVVPGCDMAGVVVAKGSDVSKFGVGDQVYGNIQDFNAEGNLKQLGTLAEFIVVEETLVAKKPENLSFEEAASLPLAVQTAIEGFKTAGFKKGQTVFIVGGAGGVGTLVVQLAKNLFGASYVVATTSSPKVEFVKSLGADEVVNYTKTKYDEIKEKYDFLYDTIGDCKNSFVVAKDEAPIVDITWPPSHPRAVYSSLTVSGEDLEKLRPYLESGKLKAVIDPTGPYDFADVIEAFRYLETGRARGKVVISPFPSQHLPFYEIKDNLNILKIQDKETVSTGIVIEETDLKGAEPENKEHIQNYDIAPEEKVLASNVDIEIPQEKKSILEEHGEKVIPVVAGESGEKIAHAYKKFEASISDAKVVKTATELKAENTEMGI, via the exons ATGCAGAAGGCTTGGTTCTATGAGGAGTACGGTCCTAAGGAAGTCCTCAAGTTAGGAGACTTTCCAATTCCTACTCCCCAGCCTAATGAGTTACTTGTTCAAGTTCGAGCCGCTGCTTTGAATCCTATAGATTTCAAGAGGCGGAATCGCCCCATCTATGTTTCAGATTTTCCG GTAGTCCCTGGCTGTGACATGGCAGGTGTAGTGGTAGCAAAGGGAAGTGATGTTTCCAAATTTGGTGTAGGTGACCAGGTTTATGGTAACATCCAAGATTTTAATGCAGAGGGAAATCTGAAGCAGCTCGGGACCCTGGCAGAATTCATAGTCGTGGAGGAGACATTGGTTGCCAAAAAGCCGGAAAACCTGTCATTTGAAGAGGCTGCCAGCTTGCCTTTAGCAGTTCAGACTGCTATTGAAGGCTTCAAAACTGCAGGTTTTAAGAAAGGGCAGACGGTTTTTATAGTTGGTGGAGCTGGTGGTGTTGGAACCTTGGTTGTTCAGCTCGCTAAGAACTTGTTTGGGGCATCTTACGTTGTGGCTACAACCAGTAGCCCAAAGGTTGAGTTTGTCAAATCGTTGGGTGCTGATGAAGTTGTGAACTACACCAAGACTAAATATGATGAAATTAAGGAGAAATATGATTTCCTCTACGATACAATTG GTGATTGCAAGAATTCTTTTGTGGTAGCCAAGGATGAAGCACCAATAGTTGACATAACATGGCCTCCATCCCATCCCAGAGCAGTTTATTCAAGCTTGACAGTTTCTGGGGAAGATCTAGAGAAGCTCAGGCCATATTTAGAGAGTGGAAAGCTGAAGGCAGTTATTGATCCAACTGGTCCATATGATTTTGCAGATGTGATTGAAGCTTTTCGGTATTTAGAAACAGGAAGGGCAAGAGGAAAAGTTGTCATCTCTCCTTTCCCTTCACAGCATCTTCCTTTCTATGAAATCAAGGACAATCTCAACATCTTAAAAATTCAGGACAAAGAGACTGTCTCAACTGGAATTGTGATTGAAGAAACAGACTTGAAGGGGGCTGAACCAGAGAACAAGGAGCATattcaaaattatgatattgCCCCTGAAGAGAAGGTTCTGGCAAGCAATGTAGATATTGAAAtaccacaagaaaaaaaatcaatcttgGAAGAACATGGGGAGAAGGTGATCCCAGTGGTAGCCGGTGAAAGTGGAGAAAAAATAGCACATGCTTATAAGAAATTCGAAGCCAGCATATCAGATGCTAAAGTGGTAAAAACAGCAACTGAATTGAAAGCAGAAAACACCGAGATGGGTATTTAG
- the LOC107423715 gene encoding uncharacterized protein LOC107423715 isoform X2 codes for MSFFKGLVDSLGSILSATYSDTNESHPNPSSSNSPSMEGIAGSSVSNERVAYKLKGYFNLAKEEIAKAVRAEEWGLVDDAIVHYNNAQRILAEASSTAAPSFISESEREKVKSYRQKISKWQGQVTERLQILSGTSINKNTLAPAQKATITTTTTSNARKHVLPKSSHPSTNTAAVRNLTNNSSTPKPKQESGAGYEAKLVEMINTSIVDRSPSVKWEDVAGLEKAKQALMEMVILPTKRRDLFTGLRRPARGLLLFGPPGNGKTMLAKAVASESEATFFNVTASSLTSKWVGEAEKLVRTLFMVAKSRQPSVIFIDEIDSMMSTRLANENDASRRLKSEFLIQFDGVTSNADDLVIVIGATNKPQELDDAVLRRLVKRIYVPLPDVTVRKLLLRHKLKGQAFSLPSGDLERLSKETEGYSGSDLQALCEEAAMMPIRELGDNILTVKANQVRPLRYEDFRNAMTVIRPSLNKSKWEELEQWNQEFGSN; via the exons ATGAGCTTCTTCAAAGGACTCGTTGACTCTCTGGGCTCGATCCTTTCCGCCACATATAGCGATACAAATGAATCTCACCCAAACCCTAGCTCTTCCAATTCTCCATCCATGGAAGGCATAGCTGGAAGTTCGGTTTCAAACGAGCGCGTTGCATACAAGCTCAAAGGCTACTTCAATTTGGCAAAGGAAGAGATCGCCAAGGCTGTTAGGGCCGAAGAGTGGGGACTAGTCGACGACGCCATTGTTCATTATAACAACGCTCAGCGCATACTCGCCGAAGCCAGTTCCACGGCTGCTCCTTCTTTTATCAGCGAAAG TGAACGAGAGAAGGTAAAATCTTATCgtcaaaaaatatcaaaatggcAGGGTCAAGTTACAGAGAGATTACAAATTTTAA GTGGTACATCTATAAACAAG AACACCTTAGCTCCTGCACAAAAGGCAACaattacaacaacaacaacttcaaatgcaaGGAAACATGTGTTACCTAAGTCTTCTCATCCCAGTACAAACACTGCAGCAGTGAGGAATCTCACAAATAACAGTTCAACTCCAAAACCTAAGCAAGAGTCTGGTGCTGGTTATGAAGCAAAATTGGTTGAAATGATAAATACCTCAATAGTGGATAGAAGTCCTTCTGTTAAATGGGAAGATGTTG CTGGTCTAGAGAAAGCAAAGCAAGCTTTAATGGAGATGGTTATTTTACCAACTAAAAGAAGAGACTTATTCACTGGTCTTAGAAGGCCTGCTAGAG GTTTACTTCTCTTTGGTCCGCCTGGTAATGGGAAGACAATGCTAGCTAAAGCAGTTGCTTCGGAATCAGAGgcaacattttttaatgttactGCATCTTCTCTGACATCAAAATGG GTGGGGGAGGCTGAAAAACTTGTACGGACCCTCTTCATGGTTGCCAAATCCAGACAGCCATCTGTAATTTTCATTGATGAA ATTGACAGTATGATGTCGACCAGGCTGGCGAATGAGAATGATGCTAGCAGAAGGTTGAAGTCAGAGTTTTTAATACAGTTTGATGGGGTCACCTCTAATGCTGATGACCTAGTAATTGTTATCG GTGCTACTAATAAGCCACAAGAACTGGATGATGCGGTTCTTAGGAGATTG GTGAAGAGAATATATGTACCTTTACCAGATGTAACAGTTAGGAAACTTCTTCTAAGACACAAACTCAAGGGCCAAGCATTCTCCTTACCCA GTGGAGATCTAGAAAGACTTTCAAAAGAAACTGAAG GATATTCTGGAAGCGATTTGCAAGCCTTGTGTGAAGAAGCTGCAATGATGCCAATCAGAGAACTAGGTGACAACATTCTCACCGTCAAGGCAAATCAG GTAAGGCCACTTAGATATGAAGATTTCCGGAATGCGATGACTGTAATTAGACCGAGCTTAAACAAAAGCAAGTGGGAAGAGCTTGAACAGTGGAACCAGGAGTTTGGTTCTAATTGA
- the LOC107423722 gene encoding serine/threonine-protein kinase Aurora-3 isoform X1, translating into MNSETQTKQGRKRKRDWSLGDFEIGKPLGKGKFGRVYLAREIKSKYIVALKVVFKEQIEKYKIHHQLRREMEIQTSLRHPNVLRLYGWFHDSERVFLILEYAHGGELYKELRLNGHLSEKQAATYILSLAQALAYCHEKDVIHRDIKPENLLLDHEGRLKIADFGWSVQSRSKRHTMCGTLDYLAPEMVENKAHDYAVDNWTLGVLCYEFLFGAPPFEAETQKDTFRRIMKVDLSFPPTPYVSNEAKNLISRLLVKDSSKRLSLQKILEHPWIVKNANPNGVCSK; encoded by the exons ATGAATTCGGAAACCCAGACAAAGCAAGGAAGGAAACGAAAGAGAGATTGGTCCTTGGGAGACTTCGAGATCGGCAAACCCCTTGGCAAAGGCAAGTTCGGCCGAGTCTATCTTGCCCGAGAAATCAAG AGTAAATATATAGTGGCTTTAAAGGTGGTATTTAAGGAGCAGATAGAGAAGTATAAGATCCACCACCAGCTTAGGAGAGAGATGGAAATTCAGACCAGCCTCAGACACCCGAACGTTCTCCGACTCTATGGCTGGTTCCACGACTCCGAACGCGTCTTCTTGATTCTGGAGTACGCTCATGGTGGGGAGCTCTATAAGGAGCTCCGGCTCAACGGTCATCTTTCTGAGAAGCAAGCCGCCACG TACATTTTAAGCCTTGCCCAAGCGCTGGCCTATTGCCACGAGAAGGATGTGATTCATAGGGATATAAAACCAGAAAACTTGTTGCTTGATCATGAG GGTCGGCTGAAAATTGCAGACTTTGGATGGTCTGTGCAATCAAGAAGCAAAAGACACACAATGTGTGGAACGTTGGACTATTTAGCACCCGAAATGGTGGAGAACAAGGCCCATGATTACGCTGTTGATAACTGGACTTTGGGTGTTCTTTGTTAtgagttcctctttggtgccccTCCCTTCGAGGCTGAAACTCAAAAAGACACATTCAGAAG AATAATGAAGGTGGACCTAAGCTTCCCTCCTACCCCTTATGTTTCTAATGAAGCCAAAAATCTCATTAGCCGC CTTCTAGTGAAGGACTCCTCAAAAAGGTTATCTCTTCAGAAGATCCTGGAACACCCTTGGATAGTCAAGAATGCGAACCCTAATGGTGTGTgcagtaaataa
- the LOC107423715 gene encoding uncharacterized protein LOC107423715 isoform X1 produces the protein MSFFKGLVDSLGSILSATYSDTNESHPNPSSSNSPSMEGIAGSSVSNERVAYKLKGYFNLAKEEIAKAVRAEEWGLVDDAIVHYNNAQRILAEASSTAAPSFISESEREKVKSYRQKISKWQGQVTERLQILSKRAGGTSINKNTLAPAQKATITTTTTSNARKHVLPKSSHPSTNTAAVRNLTNNSSTPKPKQESGAGYEAKLVEMINTSIVDRSPSVKWEDVAGLEKAKQALMEMVILPTKRRDLFTGLRRPARGLLLFGPPGNGKTMLAKAVASESEATFFNVTASSLTSKWVGEAEKLVRTLFMVAKSRQPSVIFIDEIDSMMSTRLANENDASRRLKSEFLIQFDGVTSNADDLVIVIGATNKPQELDDAVLRRLVKRIYVPLPDVTVRKLLLRHKLKGQAFSLPSGDLERLSKETEGYSGSDLQALCEEAAMMPIRELGDNILTVKANQVRPLRYEDFRNAMTVIRPSLNKSKWEELEQWNQEFGSN, from the exons ATGAGCTTCTTCAAAGGACTCGTTGACTCTCTGGGCTCGATCCTTTCCGCCACATATAGCGATACAAATGAATCTCACCCAAACCCTAGCTCTTCCAATTCTCCATCCATGGAAGGCATAGCTGGAAGTTCGGTTTCAAACGAGCGCGTTGCATACAAGCTCAAAGGCTACTTCAATTTGGCAAAGGAAGAGATCGCCAAGGCTGTTAGGGCCGAAGAGTGGGGACTAGTCGACGACGCCATTGTTCATTATAACAACGCTCAGCGCATACTCGCCGAAGCCAGTTCCACGGCTGCTCCTTCTTTTATCAGCGAAAG TGAACGAGAGAAGGTAAAATCTTATCgtcaaaaaatatcaaaatggcAGGGTCAAGTTACAGAGAGATTACAAATTTTAAGTAAGCGAGCAG GTGGTACATCTATAAACAAG AACACCTTAGCTCCTGCACAAAAGGCAACaattacaacaacaacaacttcaaatgcaaGGAAACATGTGTTACCTAAGTCTTCTCATCCCAGTACAAACACTGCAGCAGTGAGGAATCTCACAAATAACAGTTCAACTCCAAAACCTAAGCAAGAGTCTGGTGCTGGTTATGAAGCAAAATTGGTTGAAATGATAAATACCTCAATAGTGGATAGAAGTCCTTCTGTTAAATGGGAAGATGTTG CTGGTCTAGAGAAAGCAAAGCAAGCTTTAATGGAGATGGTTATTTTACCAACTAAAAGAAGAGACTTATTCACTGGTCTTAGAAGGCCTGCTAGAG GTTTACTTCTCTTTGGTCCGCCTGGTAATGGGAAGACAATGCTAGCTAAAGCAGTTGCTTCGGAATCAGAGgcaacattttttaatgttactGCATCTTCTCTGACATCAAAATGG GTGGGGGAGGCTGAAAAACTTGTACGGACCCTCTTCATGGTTGCCAAATCCAGACAGCCATCTGTAATTTTCATTGATGAA ATTGACAGTATGATGTCGACCAGGCTGGCGAATGAGAATGATGCTAGCAGAAGGTTGAAGTCAGAGTTTTTAATACAGTTTGATGGGGTCACCTCTAATGCTGATGACCTAGTAATTGTTATCG GTGCTACTAATAAGCCACAAGAACTGGATGATGCGGTTCTTAGGAGATTG GTGAAGAGAATATATGTACCTTTACCAGATGTAACAGTTAGGAAACTTCTTCTAAGACACAAACTCAAGGGCCAAGCATTCTCCTTACCCA GTGGAGATCTAGAAAGACTTTCAAAAGAAACTGAAG GATATTCTGGAAGCGATTTGCAAGCCTTGTGTGAAGAAGCTGCAATGATGCCAATCAGAGAACTAGGTGACAACATTCTCACCGTCAAGGCAAATCAG GTAAGGCCACTTAGATATGAAGATTTCCGGAATGCGATGACTGTAATTAGACCGAGCTTAAACAAAAGCAAGTGGGAAGAGCTTGAACAGTGGAACCAGGAGTTTGGTTCTAATTGA
- the LOC107423722 gene encoding serine/threonine-protein kinase Aurora-3 isoform X2: protein MNSETQTKQGRKRKRDWSLGDFEIGKPLGKGKFGRVYLAREIKSKYIVALKVVFKEQIEKYKIHHQLRREMEIQTSLRHPNVLRLYGWFHDSERVFLILEYAHGGELYKELRLNGHLSEKQAATYILSLAQALAYCHEKDVIHRDIKPENLLLDHEGRLKIADFGWSVQSRSKRHTMCGTLDYLAPEMVENKAHDYAVDNWTLGVLCYEFLFGAPPFEAETQKDTFRSF from the exons ATGAATTCGGAAACCCAGACAAAGCAAGGAAGGAAACGAAAGAGAGATTGGTCCTTGGGAGACTTCGAGATCGGCAAACCCCTTGGCAAAGGCAAGTTCGGCCGAGTCTATCTTGCCCGAGAAATCAAG AGTAAATATATAGTGGCTTTAAAGGTGGTATTTAAGGAGCAGATAGAGAAGTATAAGATCCACCACCAGCTTAGGAGAGAGATGGAAATTCAGACCAGCCTCAGACACCCGAACGTTCTCCGACTCTATGGCTGGTTCCACGACTCCGAACGCGTCTTCTTGATTCTGGAGTACGCTCATGGTGGGGAGCTCTATAAGGAGCTCCGGCTCAACGGTCATCTTTCTGAGAAGCAAGCCGCCACG TACATTTTAAGCCTTGCCCAAGCGCTGGCCTATTGCCACGAGAAGGATGTGATTCATAGGGATATAAAACCAGAAAACTTGTTGCTTGATCATGAG GGTCGGCTGAAAATTGCAGACTTTGGATGGTCTGTGCAATCAAGAAGCAAAAGACACACAATGTGTGGAACGTTGGACTATTTAGCACCCGAAATGGTGGAGAACAAGGCCCATGATTACGCTGTTGATAACTGGACTTTGGGTGTTCTTTGTTAtgagttcctctttggtgccccTCCCTTCGAGGCTGAAACTCAAAAAGACACATTCAGAAG CTTCTAG